Within the Epinephelus lanceolatus isolate andai-2023 chromosome 22, ASM4190304v1, whole genome shotgun sequence genome, the region ATACTTGTGGGGAGGCGAGCACTGgcattaaaatgacaaaatccCCTCAAAAGGAAACACCACATAAAACACTGTGGTTGCTGTTGTTTCATGCACAAAACAATGTCtggagataggtctggctatgcAAGAGTACTTTATGTAGCGAcagggatttaaaaaaacaaacaaaaaaacacaatggcCAAAAGGTAGGAGAAATCCATCTGAAATAGGCCAATGGGAGCCTGACACCAGCGGTCttcagtctgtgagtcagactaATCAATAAGTtacttaaataataaaattaatagttttgtaaataataattaaGTCATTACTTTAggtttaaaacagttttttaactgtttaaaaTGATGTTAAGGTAATATACAACTTTAGAAAATTCATTTGTATTGAACACATTGTTGAACATAACAACGTGTCCTCATACAGTGGttcaaaaatgcacacaaaatgttttttgtccttagagctatagtgcgtaacttctacatgTCCGTAAATGTTCGTTTCActcaagccactactagaggagatgacacaatgctgattaaagcaacacttaactttctggaaattttacacttttctttgtttaggttaaaatgctattaatacgctgatggcacactgaaatgtaagtgaattccaccagagatgaaaactcatcattataccattctcatatggttctaagaaaactccgaccaatcattgcattcggaccaaatgcaatgattggtcggagttttctcctgtcctgtctgtcttccccacgtggaggcctcccgTGAGTCTGAGACAACAAACAGGTTAGTAACAGGGACCCTTGTGGATATGAACTAGTGACAGGGAcccttgtggatataaactagtaacagggacccttgtggatataaactagtaacagggacccttgtggatataaactagtaacagggacccttgtggatataaacttttctccgtaacaaaagcaaacaaatgcgGACCACTGCTTCCACCTCCAGCCGCTCCAACAGGGAAATcagttggcaaaagaaagaaacgATGCAACAAGAAGTAAATTCATCAGTGCAATACAGTCGCAAGTTTCTAACAGACATTAGAAACTGCTGCAGAGATCTAACGCTATAACCAAGAGAGCTCAGGATGTGTAGCAAGCCTGGCCTGCTACGTCGAGCTAGCCCTGAGATGACCGTGGTTTCGCCTGGAGCTGTCCCGACGGGGAGACGCCAGCAGCGCTGTGACAGGACGCGGGAGCGGGGGAAGTGCAGAGGGGTTAGCTAGGCTAAGAGCTAACCCtatcaaaccagctgttcccagtGTCCTTCTGGTGAATGTCCACTCACTGGATACAAAAATGGATTACATCCGACTATGGAGATCCACTAACTgaggagtgagggactgctgcgtccttgtgttcactgagacatggatgaatggtaacatatCAGACTCCGGTGTTGAGCTAACGGGGCTTACactacacagagcagacaggacGGCAgcatcatctggtaagctctgtggtgtatacacaaacaattcatggcGCTGTGACGtgaagaggatctcccagttctgctctcagtatgtggagtttttgactgtgaagtGTCGATtcttttcatcttactattgcacgatatgttctttcttatatgttgcacaaattgtttttatatgttttgtttctgtttgcttggggtatgcaaaatgtcatttcatttttgtgcttgttcagttcagttcataacatgatgacaacacagcatccagttgctaatggctaacattagtCTACTGTAGCgaagcctctgaaacattaacgttgtcttgcttgtgcgtttccacttactagtaacgttagcgctactatctaacgttagcgctgtaaccttattctaaaactcatcagtcatcactgactccggttgagttttaaaactccggggttgcatttgactgtctttgttgtaatgttacactctctctcctcttctgtctaacgttaccttgccaacggcTACGTCtataatgaggacgtaatggaggaggggggagtaggccttcagagggaggtggagttgcaggaggaggaggatgggactttggagggaggcgggagttgtggatgttcaaattttttctaagtgctgtgtgaaatgcaagaaaggtaagagttgctttaagcCGATCgtctcctctaacatctcgcggtatttttcaatatatatcatttttagtttgcgtgtCGACTGGCGACAGTCCCGCcctggcgcacaggaaatgaaAGGGAGGGGAaggaagagcggagagtctcatagcaagaggtagagtgcaggtagaaagagaaagcaacatggcggagaaccCAAAGAAGCGGCcaagacacggttcagaagtggatcctaccacaaagaaaaagcctggactGGCCTCAgctgaaggtctattagcaaagaaggaaagtgaccgacggagaaggcaaacaaggatttgtactGACATCTcttttcctcggtggagagccctgaaggaagaaactgggctgagggcagacacggatgttgccttgctgctgttggataagtaagtgacttggtttataattatattatgagtagtatgtgttgctgttacatgtactggacctagtactttattattttcttggaaatggtgctatgaacgtaatgtaatgttagcagcctggtgttcacCACGTTGTGTAGcgttgtgtacacggtgtgaagtGAGTGtcactctgtgtacatggaagtgccggcttatttgttgtaataacgcattatctgCTGGggggcgacagaagttacgcactatagctttaatataaagttacatcattaacagaaagTTACAGCTATGGCTAACGTACAGTTATGGTTAGGtcaaggaaaataaaacatggtTCGGTGTTGTTAAGTTTAGGGCTAGGGTTAgaggtaaagttactgtggttaggtttatgcaaAGAAACATGAATgggaaaatgactcaaacttcACTCAAACTTCACTCAAAGTCCACGCTGCTTCAAACATGGGTCTGCTGAGGAGATTCCCAGAAAAAGCTTTGTAAACCACTGCCACTTCATAAAAGATAGACACGGCACATAACAAATGAGAAGTGAGAGTGCTGTCAAGCATAAAGTTCTTCTTCTGGGACAGTATCATATCTGTCGACAACTCTGGTTCATGAGAGCTTAGTGGAAGGTTGTGTGCAACCGGTTACAAGAACATAAGGTGCAGCTAACCTTCTATTGCAGGTAGGAACTCACAATATTTTCATCATATATTTTATGTAATGCTCTTCTTATGAAATAGATGATTCTGCAGCCAACAATGCCCACAGTCAAATTTAGGATAGACTCATAAAAAGGTTTTGATTTTGATGTAATGGTTGATTATCATACAAACCTGACGGCACATAGAAGCACTCAGTCTCATTACCTGTAAATGTTGATGTATTGTACACTCTAGAATAACCCCAactattaaaaaagaaaagatgtaTTTGATGTTTCATGAAGTATTTATGGataatatgtacagtacatgtagAATTTGGGTATGCCAAGAAATTGCCCAAATTCATTTTATTAGAATTGTAAAGATGTCAGATATGACAGTTTATTACGGAACAGTAATGCACCTAATAAGTGACATCTGTGAGGCTTTTGAAGTATGACGCTGTGAGATCAGTGTCAATAAGCAATAAGCAGAGTGTCAGGGGAAGAAaggaatttaaaaaacatttgacGAAGTGTTGCCTTTCTGAAAACCaacttggtctcactcccaactcgttaGACACCGATGTTTAGTCAGTGATttcggtgtcagacactgataccaaaagccacctttcacgGTGGTATGATACGCCGTTGGTCAGCTGGATTGCACCTGTCACGGCAGGATGATATGCTTCTGTATGGTGTCAGTTTGGCGGTAATGACATAATATAAGCAggcaggagggaggggtggtagATGAGTCctggacttttacccaggagctTGCTGTTTGCtccctgtatgaatgtagacccaaaccatgatgttttctctaaacctaatcacgtgcttttgttgcacaaggaaataaacataaatacgaGGTGTTTTACTGGCATTGTAAGTTCATTTTTGAAAAGGGCTGTCAGCATCTAACGAGCAGAACCTGTACATTTCCTTTAaaattaagtgtattttgaagagACACAATGCAATTAAAAAGTGCAAATTGACATGGCGTCccggaacatcaacaacaaatgcaggaGGACACCTTTTCATATGTAGATGTTAACggcactgacaaagtggcgatATTTGACAAGCTGAGATAAGAACGCATTGGAGGCGCCCTTAAAGCATCTGTATGAGACGCACTGGGCACTGTCACTTTTTGATGCTCCGAACTACtgctgtagtataaagagcaaattCCAGGAAAAGTTCaagaggtggatgggtcaaacaaactccagacttttacccaggagcctgctgttcttgttctgtgtgaaaccaaacaaTATAACAGCAAATAAGCTAGTACATGTAGCACACTACACTAGTGATGTATTAGGTTAGTAGCAAACCTATTTCTTTtaatgacgttttttttccttaaatctAACTGCATGATTTTGTTGCTCAAATCTAAGGAAATAAACCCATCCCTGGCATTTTAGTTTTACATGTGGGGCCGCTGTATTCAGTGtgctgggagtgagaatgtgttacaaaaacagaaaaggaagCAGTTTGAACTCGAGGTTGAAAGGTTTCATTTTCACACGCAGTCATCTTATTCAGTTCCTTTTTTATGACAGTCTACGTGACTTTTGCTGCATCAATCTGCAGAGAGAAGCATGTTTTCTTAGATCAGCTCCACGGTCAAACAGTGAGAAACATCAGACAAAACGACAAACGCGTGTCTTAAGTGTGTCTCTAGTTTTAGAATTTTTGGAAGAAGTTTCCTGCTGATTAATCATGTCACTTCTGACTAACTGAAGACAAATCTATTCTTTCATcttattttttctcattttcccaGAACACCATGATGGTTCACCTAAATGATTCACTGGGCTTTAGGGGCTTTGGAGCTTTGGTTCTCCATCTCACTGTCCTCCCCCTTCTTCTTGCAAAGACTGCAGGTAATAATCAAAGTGAAACCGTGGCACTAGCTTTTATTAAGCCTCTGGTGGTGTATTTGATGTTGTGGATTTGGTGAATGGCCCCCAAGCTTACAGTGGGAGAGGAGGTACTCAGATgtgtaataaaagtaaaagtagcaatactacagtgtagaaatagGCTACTCTGTtagaagtaaaaagtaaaagtcctgcagtcaAAATCATACgtattgattaattgattaacattcaaaaaatgttttgtgacaggGAGGGGGGTTATAACTTAAGAGGAGAATTCAGGCGAGCGGCTGAGGAAGGGGGCGGAGTGAAGATTGTCCCTCGCTGCGGGGAGAGAGGTCCCTCTCCTCCACTCCACACTTcgacttattttcattgtgccaatggtggcttggaaaaccgcccctaactgtgtcacacgGGCAGAAGGGAAGGCAGCTGCAGCTCGGCCTCTTTCCCCCTGTTCACCTTCTCCCCATCTCCACACTTAGACTTTTTTTCACCCTGCCGACAGTGGagcttattttcattgtgccgatggtggcttggaaaaccgcccctaactgtgtcacacgGCCAGAAGGGAAGGCAGccggttctatttctccctctctggcaGCCTGGGCTCACCGCACAGCAGCCCACCGCATCCATcgacccctccctccctcgcggccTGGCCGCACATACacccccgaggctcggctctctctgcggacagaatggttttatagtaaggggaggagtaaagggaggagggcaCGCTTTAGCGTGGATggttagtgacgtcattcgcCTCGAAAAAGAATCAATCGCctccaatgtaatgtaatgtaaattcaaatgtagtaacCAGGTTTCAAGCTGTAGAGGGCGCTCCataccacatttttaaaataaaatgtagattttcaacagtttgcactaaactgtcaagattttgagcaggatcagtcagtaatactactatacaaccagaaacaatgattatcagctgaaaaaaatggttttagggtttagttactctttaaaaaTCTACACAAAAGATATTTTTGGCACATATATAAACGAGGAAAAGTTGTGTTAGGGGAgagcatatttattttgtaacactggGTGCTACTTGGTCTGTTAATAAACTGGATTTATCACCctataattataaataaatttggaaATTTTGTGAAATAATATACGAGATAgtagaaaaaatgaaaaaaaaggggTAGGGGCATGtaagttttacttctacctaCTCCTTTTTGGACACTGTTGTagttgtcttgtttgttttttattatgttgttttttattcttaagtcattcattcattcatactgAACAACGTATTTAGGAATTATTATATCATTGAATTATAACTActaatgcattaatgtgttcatcactttaatgttagAGTTGGTATAGCTGGAACTAATTTTATTACTTCATATATTGCTGGGTAGATCAATCTTATACCATAATTTACTTGTTGATTTATATTTTCTATTAATAATTTGAAGATGCAAAgaaaagctttttaaaaaatgtaaggcagtaaaaagtacaataaatCACTGAGGTGTAGTGGAGTAAAGCATAAAGTAGCATGAAATGGAAACACTCAAGTAAAGTATCTCAAAGTTGTACTTTAGTACAATTCTGGAGTAAAACAAGTTTTAAAGGCATCAGCTTTTGGTTGTCAAAGCTGAAAATATGGTTGCTGGTTTTAGACGCTTCATAATTTGAGTAATTAAAGTGCGATGCAGTTTTGCTTCAGcttaataatgaaaatgtgaCATAAGGAATGTATTAATTAATGAGTTAACGCTGACAGCCCTAGTTTTAAGACTACTGCTACACttgtactttatttaaatacatCATACATGTTCTTGTGTTGGTTACTttggaattaaaataaacaaacaaaaacctgtTTCTTCCTCAGGCCAGCATCAGGTGGTTTGTCCATCTCAGCCAATAGTGGCAACAGTtggtgatgacatcattttacCATGCCATCTGAGACCTGCCAAGAATGTTTCAGACATGACAGTAGAATGGGCGAGACCTGACCTGAACCCCAGGTTTGTTCATGTGTGGCGTGACGGTGTGGAACTGGAGAGTAAGAAACATCCGTCCTACAAAGGAAGAACATCAGTGTCCATCGACAAACTGAAGCACGGAGACATTTCACTGATGCTCTCCAGAGTGACACTCTCTGATGGGGGACAATATAAATGCTTCATTCCAGGACTGGGTCACTCTTTTATTCAGCTTGAAGTTGGTAAGGTACGGATCATTTTACATCCAGTTTTTGCTGGGCCTGGACGAATAAGATATATTTAAGTGCCAAagatatgaaaaaaatgtgtaatgACTCTTAACATACTACTGAGGGTGCTGCCTTAAATGAACTGAAACTAAAGCTACAAGCTGAGGGAATAAAAAAGAAGACATTCATGACTAAGATAACAGATAATTTGCAAAAGTACCTTGATTGTACCTTGTAGTATGAGTTTCATCAGCAGGTCTGTTAAATGTGCATCAgtaactatgtgtgtgtgctcatttaATTCTCAGGTTCTCCTTTCTTCCCTCTTCAGGTGCTGTTTCTCCACCTTTCATTGTGAGTATTAACATAACCAGCAGGAGAGTGATGTTAGACTGTAAGTCTGCAGGCTGGTATCCAGAGCCTGAGGTGTTGTGGCTGGACGGTGAGGGAAAGCTCCTCTCTGCTggacctacagagacagtcagaggtcCTGATGACCTCTATactgtcagcagcagagtgactgtggagaagagacacagcaacagcttcaCCTGTAGAGTCCAGCAGAGGAACATCAACCAGACCAGAGAGACAACTACTCACATATCAGGTATACATTCTTCACAAGGTCCTGATCTGCTCACTTTGTTATCGTCATACAGCTGACGTACATTTCCACATGAATGCAatactgctttttttgttttttaattccaGCTGATGACAGCGAGGTGTCAACTGATGTTCGTGTCCACTGGATCGCTGCTgcagttttcagtgtttttgtaaTTGTAGTCCTGCTCACTGTGCACATAGTTGTTGCAATtcataaacaaagttaactaCGCTAAACATCAATGTAGCCATTTCACTCTGCGAGGTAAATTCACAGATCTGTGATACTGAATTAAAGTTCATAATTTAAATGGCTGAAGCTGCTACAGTCAGTATTTTTATGTTAATGGTTGATCGCATAACTACGATGAAAACTTGCTGCTCATATACGATCGCTACAGCGATGAATCCACAAAGAGCTGCCACCTGCAACATggtataaataaagaaaaataaacttgtgtgtttaatctgctgctgctgctgtgacagtGTAAAAGTGCATAAATAAATCAATCTGGTCTCTTATGCCATTCAAACTGATGTTATCTCTCCAACTGTTATTCTATTTTAACTAAGTCTACCTCACCTTGTCTAATCCCTACACAATGCTCCCTTCACACCATTGGACACCAACTGCATATACTTTGAACCACCCAGTTCAAAGATCTGTTAATATGAGTTATGCCTTTGTACTAGGGCTGGGGACAGAACGAAAGAAAACAGACCTTGAAAGAACAACAGAACAGAAATTAAAAGGTGCATCAAAGGGAcgtggatcaagagaggaagggcGCCACAGAGACTACTCATGCACAGGGCCCAGAATGTAGAAAATTGGCAAAGATTGTATTTTCACCAAAAGAACAAGGTGGTTCAGGAACACCAAAATAACCCCCAACAGTTCGCTCTGGTGTCCAAAGTTACAAACAGAATATTAACTCTTGGTCTGCAGACAAATAATGGACGTTTCTCTTTGGTAGCACAACATAATATTCCACCAAAACAAAAGGAGAGCATGCAATGGATTGGttcagacagagaggaaaagtcCATCCCATGCATCCATCATTTTCTACCACAAGATGTAAAGATTGCTCCACCGCATTTGTCCACGATGAAGGTGGTCTGGGTTTCTTTTTGTCCTGTACACTAATATTAGTATtggcatttttttaatgattttaaaatattaaaaaaacatgtttcattgATATCGTTTGACTCTCTCTGCATTTCCTTTCTTTGAATATTCGTATCTTGATATGGCTTTAAGGGCATCATATATCCAGTATGTTCTTCATTATTGTTCCAGCACTACTTTGAAGATATATGAGGTTTATATTCAAACTCAAGATTATGTTCTTAATGGTTGCAATGACCCATGAAACAGAAATCTTGTAGATGTCTTGCACATCATATGAAACATCTGTGTAGTTTACAAAGACACTAACAatgcaaactgtaaaaacaaagagttcattaaaaaaatgtgcatcCCCTCCTAAAATGTCTTATATTCAGTGTTGTCAAGGTAAACTTTTGTAGGTTCTCATGAGCATTGAAGTGCTCCAAGCTCTGAAATGTCTCCTCTTATGTTAACAGAGGTTTTATGATGTTTGTTAAACAGTTTGTAGACTGACTGCTCTCATTCAGCCggatctctgtttgtctctgtgtctgaacTGAGGACACTTTACTGTACCTCCAAACAGATGGGCTTCAGGAGGAgattaaaatgaacaaaaaacaaaagataataGTAGCAATCATAATGACACACCCTAAAATCATCACGTTTTTCCTTAAAGGGAATATGCTGTGTGattatgtcatgtaaacactATATTTGTATACGTTTATCTCTTGTTCTTGGGCGTGTGCTTAACGTCAGACATTTACTTTCCCTTCACGTGTTTTTGGATGACAGTACTAAAGTAAACATTGAAAGGAGACGAGGCATGTCTTCAGATGTAGACCAAGTTGTTCAGCATTATCCTTCAAGGGCAATCCGTGTTGAAACTTGCCAAACATAAATGCAGTTCATGTAGCAAATGTATGTAAATGCCTGTGAGTATTGGCAATTGGCTCAAAtgccttttatttgtttttgtttgttcatcgtcacacatacacagcaaaGCGAGTTTGTAAAAGTTGATATATCTGGGTATGAAAAAGCACAGCAtcaaaaagagatgcaaacgtgtatttttacttgtaaaacatgaaaaatgacgGCAATTATAAATGTGGGGCTGTCTCTGAACTGTTTAGTGGATACTGGAACCAAGCCGGAGTCAATAAACAGGTTCTTATCCAAAGTCGTCGCTTTGTCTGTGGCCTTTCAAGTCTTCATATTACAGGCTAGGTATCgtactgtgtctgctgttgacgCACTGGGATACTGGTACAAACACTGGGATGTAAATGAAAGTACAtgattagatttaggcaacaaaggcatACAGTTAGATTTAAAAagaacatcatggtttggctctacattcatgcGGGAAGCAAACATTGGGctactgggtgaaagtcctgggtTTATTGGGCCCATGTACCACACCTCCCTCCCAAACCCTACAAGGACTTTCCAGTTCCTTAAACTACATTGTTACTGGCATATCATACTGTTGCGACAGGTTAAATTGAGCATTACATTCTGACGCAGCCCAGCAGCATATCATACCtgtgaaaggtggcttttggtgtcaggtgtctgacaccaaaatTTTCTTAATAACTCAAGTCAAATTTCGTGAAAATGCAAAGTTACTtggcaaaaaaacatttctgattCAAAATGGGCTCATTATTTAACTCAAATATGTGCCTAGAATTACATTACAGTAATACATTGTAAAGCATTTAATATATATACTGCTCTCCAAAGCTAAATAAGCAGGGGTAGGCTGCATTCAAAACAAGTCAGGTGTTACAGCAAAACCACCACTCATCTTTTGTCTTGGCTGACGCAGCGAGGTCATAGGGGATTccagaaaaaaaaccaaaaagaaacacaacagcCCCTGGTGAAAAGTTTACACAGAACAGGCttttagaaaaaaatgactcatcCTCACGCTGTGGTGACCAATTGTGTAGTCAGACCAGAAGACGCCCACAGTCCACAGGAATGAGCGAAACAGTCTCTATCTTTCAATATTATAGTAAGTCATTGAAATAAAGTTTGTATAAACAGCTGCAtgtgctttgtttgtgtgtgcacatacgTTTCGTTTGTGGCAGTAAAGACGCTACATGATGTTTTTCGGATAACAGTGTGATAATtaactaatgataattaaaaggAATTCTACAGATCttttaagcaaaaataaacaaacttacCAAAGACAAATATTTAGTTACTGAGACAGGGAGATTAGCTCTCTAAAGCTGGTCTCTACCCTCTCCTCCCTCACAAATGGATCATTTAagtgacacacccacacagatgtACAGCCCTGTTGTTGTAAGGCCTGACTTGAGAAGTGCATGTGTGTCATGGAATCCCTTTATTCTGGTGCCTGTATTAGCAGGTTAGAGCGCCCACGCTGCCCCCGTGAGCTCTGCTGCTGCGCAGGAGGTTATTCTGGAGGTTATTTTTTGCCTAGTTTTAATGTCTTTATCTGTcacagatattaaaaaaaaataaaaatgaaatgcttacttgacaaaaaaaaaaaaagaaaaacatttctgtgGACAGAATCTCTCCATTTGACACAcacattgtgaaatatttgcaagaGCGTGCTGTTGTGACTTGCATGGCTCCATAAATAAGTGGAGCACCAGCATTTAATTGTGGAAGTACAGTATTcatagcagcaggcagctctgcagcagctccacagGCATGCAAGCTGCAATGAGGTAATTGCgcatgcaggcagtgtggcctgcAAGTTAAAGAAGTGATGGCCAAATAAAGCctcataaccttttttttttttgatgcgATGGTGGTGCTCTCTGTTTAAAGAAAAAGGCTCAAGCAATGGCAaatcagtgtgctttcaaccctttgttgaacagagaGCTGTTGAGTTGACTCAATTAGGCCGTCATTAATACAGTAAAGTCCCATCTCAGGTTTTTCCTAACAACCAGTTTATCTACCGCTCATGGCTATTTACTGAACGCCATCCATGTAGTTATTCCTCACCTGTTGTGATGGAAGACGGTGttaaagtaaacattttaaggacATGCTGTGTGTCC harbors:
- the LOC117245997 gene encoding butyrophilin subfamily 3 member A2-like isoform X2, whose amino-acid sequence is MMVHLNDSLGFRGFGALVLHLTVLPLLLAKTAGQHQVVCPSQPIVATVGDDIILPCHLRPAKNVSDMTVEWARPDLNPRFVHVWRDGVELESKKHPSYKGRTSVSIDKLKHGDISLMLSRVTLSDGGQYKCFIPGLGHSFIQLEVGAVSPPFIVSINITSRRVMLDCKSAGWYPEPEVLWLDGEGKLLSAGPTETVRGPDDLYTVSSRVTVEKRHSNSFTCRVQQRNINQTRETTTHISGHRQRFKRVKTSHRTFRKKNDDRGLICGQIPVV
- the LOC117245997 gene encoding butyrophilin subfamily 3 member A2-like isoform X1 — translated: MMVHLNDSLGFRGFGALVLHLTVLPLLLAKTAGQHQVVCPSQPIVATVGDDIILPCHLRPAKNVSDMTVEWARPDLNPRFVHVWRDGVELESKKHPSYKGRTSVSIDKLKHGDISLMLSRVTLSDGGQYKCFIPGLGHSFIQLEVGAVSPPFIVSINITSRRVMLDCKSAGWYPEPEVLWLDGEGKLLSAGPTETVRGPDDLYTVSSRVTVEKRHSNSFTCRVQQRNINQTRETTTHISADDSEVSTDVRVHWIAAAVFSVFVIVVLLTVHIVVAIHKQS